Proteins found in one Heliomicrobium gestii genomic segment:
- a CDS encoding YwbE family protein has translation MNGKERKNIRPGCRVKIVQKQHQRTGELTTGVVKDILTKSPTHPHGIKVRLENGIVGRVQEVME, from the coding sequence GTGAACGGAAAGGAACGCAAAAATATCCGGCCAGGCTGCCGCGTAAAGATCGTCCAAAAGCAGCACCAGCGGACGGGGGAACTGACGACAGGCGTCGTCAAGGACATCCTGACAAAAAGCCCCACCCATCCCCATGGGATCAAGGTGCGGCTGGAGAATGGGATCGTGGGACGGGTGCAAGAGGTCATGGAGTAG
- a CDS encoding uroporphyrinogen decarboxylase/cobalamine-independent methonine synthase family protein — protein sequence MFPIVTAMGSLPVESYEDAKALVASGCPQAPHCPQLPRIFREDLLLEQGIAPWERAGLIQRRPDGRPIVDRSASGFAEALARFSRICGVGECGVDEPIEWYSNDESLFADQSPTYLRFRQELLERAWPGKPNWVKAQLAGPLTIARYVTDERGAALLDDPELRELVVASAALQAAWLASDLRRLPWPVMIFIDEPGLTGMGGIKEAGNTGAEEDLSTAPDDDFISRAVGAMAQAIGQTGALAGLHCCGEADWSPILGSGVHIASFDACRHFEGMLRQAEAVERFLSRGGLLAWGIVPTEPEALAAATAEGILGQLGEQMAALASRGVSGEALRRQMIVTPACGYGLRTVAEAEKAYNLLGQLAAWAGKTGGRGIRL from the coding sequence TTGTTTCCGATCGTGACGGCCATGGGCAGCCTGCCTGTGGAGAGTTATGAAGATGCCAAAGCGTTGGTGGCGTCCGGGTGTCCCCAGGCGCCGCACTGCCCGCAGCTTCCCAGGATCTTCCGGGAGGATTTGCTGTTGGAACAGGGGATCGCGCCCTGGGAGCGGGCCGGATTGATCCAGCGGCGTCCTGACGGGCGGCCGATCGTCGACCGCTCGGCCAGCGGCTTTGCCGAGGCCTTGGCGCGGTTTTCCCGCATCTGCGGTGTCGGGGAGTGCGGCGTCGACGAGCCCATCGAGTGGTACAGCAATGACGAGTCTCTGTTTGCCGATCAAAGCCCCACCTATCTTCGCTTCCGCCAAGAATTGCTGGAGCGGGCATGGCCGGGGAAACCGAACTGGGTGAAGGCGCAGTTGGCCGGTCCGCTGACGATCGCCCGTTATGTGACCGATGAGCGGGGGGCGGCCTTGCTGGACGATCCGGAACTGCGGGAACTGGTGGTGGCGTCGGCGGCGCTGCAGGCGGCTTGGCTGGCCAGCGATCTGCGCCGGTTGCCCTGGCCGGTGATGATCTTTATCGACGAGCCGGGGTTGACGGGCATGGGCGGCATCAAAGAGGCCGGCAATACCGGTGCGGAAGAAGACCTCTCCACTGCTCCCGATGACGATTTCATCAGCCGGGCTGTCGGGGCCATGGCCCAGGCGATCGGCCAGACGGGGGCGCTGGCGGGGCTCCACTGCTGCGGCGAGGCGGACTGGTCGCCGATCCTCGGCAGCGGGGTGCACATCGCCAGTTTTGACGCCTGCCGCCATTTCGAGGGGATGCTCCGCCAGGCCGAAGCGGTGGAGCGCTTCTTGAGTCGCGGCGGCCTCCTGGCCTGGGGGATTGTGCCGACGGAGCCTGAGGCGCTGGCGGCGGCAACGGCGGAGGGAATCCTGGGACAGTTGGGCGAGCAGATGGCGGCGTTGGCGAGCCGGGGCGTCTCCGGTGAGGCGTTGCGGCGGCAGATGATCGTCACGCCAGCCTGCGGATACGGGTTGCGAACGGTGGCAGAGGCGGAAAAAGCCTATAACCTGCTCGGGCAGTTGGCTGCCTGGGCCGGAAAAACCGGCGGAAGGGGGATACGGCTGTGA
- a CDS encoding DEAD/DEAH box helicase — MDKFISLGISEPILKSLNEMGFEEPTPIQEQTIPPALAGTDLIGQAQTGTGKTAAFGIPLIENVKNEPDRLQALVLTPTRELCIQVAEELNRIGHKAGVTALPIYGGQDMVRQIRALKKHPPIVVATPGRLMDHMRRKTVRLAEIAMVVLDEADEMLDMGFMEDIETILKETPDTRQTLLFSATMPRPIQSLAERYLKHPQVIRTQTKEVTVPLIEQSYIELQEREKFDVLSRLLDIQSPELAIIFGRTKRRVDELTEALKKRGYPAEGIHGDLTQGKRESVLRQFRSGVVDILVATGVAARGLDISGVTHVYNFDIPQDPEGYVHRIGRTGRAGKAGLALTFVTPREMDHLRTIESVTKRKMIRMTIPTVTEAAAGLQSMAMDKLLRVVEEGKIDAYRSRAEELLDREDSVTLLAAALKLMTKTTKDVEIRLTPEAPLRVRKGFKAPFKSKAGTGYPRQKQRFGGGNFRDGDFRGGQRQSPGGAHRGAYGDAGGRRDKSSGAGTLSKAAGRTTGAAGGGPGSSPGGGRYARGGGRFAGKGGGHFSGRHFAAAPAGGSGIGGQGRGPKVGGKPQHAPPSPPTH; from the coding sequence TTGGACAAATTCATCAGCTTGGGAATCAGCGAGCCGATCCTAAAGTCCCTGAACGAGATGGGCTTTGAAGAGCCCACGCCGATTCAGGAACAGACCATCCCGCCGGCGCTGGCCGGGACCGATCTGATCGGGCAGGCCCAAACGGGGACGGGAAAGACAGCCGCCTTCGGCATCCCCCTCATCGAGAACGTCAAGAATGAGCCGGACCGCTTGCAGGCCCTCGTCCTGACACCGACGCGCGAACTCTGCATCCAGGTCGCCGAAGAACTGAACCGGATCGGCCACAAGGCCGGTGTCACGGCGCTGCCCATCTACGGCGGCCAGGACATGGTCCGCCAGATCCGAGCCTTGAAAAAACACCCGCCTATCGTCGTCGCCACACCGGGCCGGCTGATGGACCACATGCGCCGCAAAACGGTGCGACTCGCTGAGATCGCCATGGTCGTTCTCGATGAGGCCGACGAGATGCTGGACATGGGATTCATGGAAGACATTGAAACGATCCTGAAGGAAACGCCCGACACGCGGCAGACCCTTCTCTTCTCGGCCACCATGCCCCGGCCGATCCAGTCCCTGGCGGAACGATACCTGAAACACCCGCAGGTCATCCGCACCCAGACCAAAGAAGTCACCGTCCCACTCATCGAACAATCCTACATCGAACTGCAGGAGCGGGAAAAGTTCGACGTCCTGAGCCGCCTTTTGGACATCCAGTCGCCCGAACTGGCCATCATCTTTGGCCGCACGAAACGGCGCGTCGACGAACTGACAGAAGCCCTGAAAAAACGAGGCTACCCGGCCGAAGGGATCCACGGCGATCTGACCCAGGGCAAGCGGGAGAGCGTCCTCCGCCAGTTCCGCTCCGGCGTCGTCGACATCCTTGTCGCCACCGGCGTCGCCGCCCGCGGCCTCGATATCAGCGGCGTCACCCATGTCTACAACTTTGACATTCCCCAAGATCCCGAGGGGTATGTCCACCGCATCGGCCGCACCGGCCGGGCCGGCAAAGCGGGCCTGGCGCTCACCTTCGTCACCCCCCGCGAGATGGACCACCTGCGGACCATCGAATCGGTGACCAAACGCAAGATGATCCGCATGACCATCCCCACCGTCACCGAAGCTGCCGCTGGTTTGCAGAGCATGGCCATGGACAAACTGCTGCGGGTCGTCGAAGAGGGCAAGATCGACGCCTATCGGAGCCGCGCCGAAGAACTCCTCGACAGGGAAGATTCTGTGACGCTGCTGGCCGCCGCCTTGAAACTGATGACAAAGACGACGAAAGACGTCGAGATCCGTCTCACCCCGGAAGCGCCGCTCCGCGTCCGCAAGGGCTTCAAAGCGCCCTTCAAATCCAAAGCGGGCACTGGCTACCCCCGCCAGAAACAGCGCTTTGGCGGCGGCAACTTCCGGGACGGCGACTTCCGCGGCGGTCAACGCCAATCGCCGGGCGGCGCCCACCGCGGCGCTTATGGCGACGCCGGGGGCCGCCGCGACAAAAGCAGCGGCGCAGGGACGCTCAGCAAGGCCGCCGGGCGGACAACCGGCGCCGCTGGGGGCGGCCCCGGCAGTAGCCCTGGCGGCGGTCGTTATGCCCGAGGCGGCGGTCGCTTCGCCGGAAAAGGCGGGGGCCACTTCAGCGGTCGTCACTTCGCTGCCGCCCCGGCCGGCGGTAGCGGCATCGGCGGACAGGGCCGCGGACCAAAAGTCGGTGGCAAGCCACAACACGCCCCGCCAAGCCCACCCACTCATTGA
- a CDS encoding DMT family transporter, whose translation MLGAYALMCAIFGTTFLAIKVGLGAGVQPFFFAGMRFLLAGLAVFAFFRWKAGATLSRQQWQDATYVGVTMTGMLFASLYWGEQYITSGLAALLAATAPLKVSLVEQVQRKGRAGSGNAVFTPAKLFGLVLGLAGVGIAVYPTLQGGTTGTLALIAVIAILLAQGTYAMGAVRSKAALSSGVNPYLFNAAQMIAGGLLLLLLSALFEHGQGQPWNREILGAWVYLTVFGSLIGHGTYYWLVRATNPLFPSTWTYVSPIIAQFVGFWWAGESLTAYTFIGLISVLSGVLLVNWKVLQTLLPSMPARQADTLQRQEQ comes from the coding sequence ATGCTCGGAGCCTACGCGCTCATGTGCGCCATTTTCGGGACCACCTTTCTCGCCATCAAAGTCGGCCTGGGGGCCGGGGTTCAGCCCTTTTTCTTCGCCGGCATGCGCTTCCTCCTGGCCGGCCTCGCCGTCTTCGCCTTTTTCCGCTGGAAGGCAGGCGCCACCCTGTCACGACAGCAGTGGCAGGATGCCACCTACGTGGGCGTCACCATGACCGGCATGCTCTTCGCCTCCCTCTACTGGGGAGAGCAGTACATCACCTCCGGGCTCGCCGCCCTGCTGGCCGCCACGGCTCCGCTCAAAGTCAGCCTGGTCGAACAGGTGCAACGAAAAGGTCGCGCCGGTTCCGGCAACGCCGTTTTCACCCCCGCCAAGCTGTTCGGCCTGGTTCTCGGTCTCGCCGGCGTTGGCATCGCCGTCTACCCGACCCTGCAAGGGGGAACCACCGGCACGCTGGCGCTGATCGCCGTCATCGCCATCCTGCTGGCCCAAGGGACCTACGCGATGGGGGCCGTCCGCTCCAAGGCCGCCCTCAGCAGCGGCGTCAATCCCTACCTGTTCAATGCCGCCCAGATGATCGCCGGCGGCCTCCTGTTGCTCCTTTTATCGGCCCTCTTTGAGCACGGCCAGGGGCAACCGTGGAACAGGGAGATCCTGGGGGCATGGGTCTACCTCACCGTCTTCGGCTCCCTCATCGGTCATGGGACCTATTACTGGCTTGTCCGGGCGACGAACCCCCTCTTCCCGTCCACCTGGACCTATGTCTCGCCGATCATCGCCCAGTTCGTCGGATTTTGGTGGGCCGGGGAAAGCCTGACCGCCTACACCTTCATCGGCCTTATCTCGGTGCTCTCCGGCGTGCTGCTCGTCAACTGGAAGGTCCTCCAAACGCTCCTGCCGTCGATGCCGGCGCGGCAAGCCGACACATTGCAACGACAGGAACAATAA
- a CDS encoding aminotransferase-like domain-containing protein, producing the protein MKIDLDRSKEPSLREQICAGIAERIRSGLLQPGEQLPSVRQLAQDLGVSLMTAVQAYGLLEKRGLVESVQGRGTFVRERAIATEASGDPFGWQLAIGDYLPRASFWSQSAVRLPPEILDLATASIHHSLLPLPLLEASIQSALKQAPQSLGRYAPFQGDPEFLAVVAGYLQRQGLSLSTHQLIITNGTQQGIDLFARTFLGPNDVLAMEAPAFSGAIDAFRLSHGHIVPVPVDREGIRLEILEDLSLQMRIKAIYVVPTYQNPTGSVMSLQRRKALIDFAVAAGALILEDEPHRELTLADKGTGRLPPPLKALDPDGRVVYLKGFSKFLFPGLRLGVLAADGALYRRLLAAKSIVDLGSPLWLQKALVPFFQNPQLPRYIDRLNSILLQRSRQVADTLSRRLSPAIRWQRPQGGMHLWVTLPPFLDADSLLPEAHRRGIHFLPGSIFYPGEPESNHLRICWTNLADAELPGALECLCDVLNEAVR; encoded by the coding sequence ATGAAGATTGATCTGGACCGCAGCAAAGAGCCGTCCTTGCGGGAGCAAATCTGCGCCGGGATCGCCGAGCGTATCCGTTCGGGGTTGCTGCAACCGGGGGAGCAACTGCCCTCTGTCCGGCAACTGGCCCAGGACCTCGGGGTGAGCCTGATGACGGCGGTGCAGGCCTATGGGCTGTTGGAAAAACGGGGGCTCGTCGAGTCGGTTCAGGGCAGGGGCACCTTTGTCCGCGAGCGGGCGATAGCGACGGAGGCCTCGGGCGATCCCTTCGGGTGGCAACTGGCGATCGGCGATTACCTCCCCCGGGCGAGTTTTTGGAGCCAGAGCGCCGTCCGCTTGCCGCCGGAGATCCTCGATCTGGCCACCGCCTCGATCCATCACTCCCTGTTGCCGCTGCCCCTTCTGGAGGCCTCTATTCAGAGCGCCCTCAAACAAGCGCCCCAATCGTTGGGGCGGTATGCGCCTTTTCAGGGCGATCCCGAGTTTTTGGCGGTGGTGGCCGGCTACTTGCAGCGGCAGGGGCTTTCTCTCTCGACGCACCAGTTGATCATCACTAACGGCACCCAGCAGGGGATCGATCTCTTCGCGCGCACTTTTTTGGGGCCCAACGATGTGCTGGCGATGGAGGCGCCGGCGTTTTCCGGCGCTATCGACGCCTTCCGGTTGAGTCATGGCCATATCGTGCCGGTGCCTGTCGACCGGGAGGGCATCCGGCTGGAGATCTTGGAAGACCTGTCGTTGCAGATGCGGATCAAAGCCATCTACGTAGTGCCGACTTACCAGAACCCGACGGGCAGCGTCATGTCCCTCCAACGGCGCAAGGCGTTGATCGATTTTGCCGTAGCGGCGGGGGCGCTGATCCTCGAAGATGAGCCCCACCGCGAGTTGACGCTGGCGGACAAAGGAACAGGGCGGTTGCCGCCGCCCTTGAAGGCCCTCGATCCGGACGGCCGGGTGGTCTATCTGAAGGGATTCAGCAAGTTTCTTTTCCCTGGCTTGCGCTTGGGCGTGCTGGCCGCTGACGGCGCTTTGTACCGGCGGCTCCTGGCGGCCAAATCGATCGTCGACCTGGGCTCCCCCTTGTGGCTGCAAAAGGCGCTGGTTCCTTTTTTTCAAAATCCCCAACTTCCCCGGTACATCGACCGGCTCAACAGCATCCTGCTGCAGCGCAGCCGACAGGTGGCCGACACGCTGTCCCGGCGACTCAGCCCGGCCATCCGCTGGCAGCGGCCCCAAGGGGGCATGCACCTGTGGGTGACGCTGCCCCCTTTTTTGGATGCCGACAGCCTGCTTCCCGAGGCGCACCGGCGCGGCATTCACTTTCTGCCGGGTTCCATCTTTTACCCAGGGGAACCGGAGTCCAACCACCTCCGGATCTGTTGGACGAACCTCGCCGACGCGGAGTTGCCGGGGGCGCTGGAGTGTCTCTGCGATGTGCTCAATGAGGCGGTCCGGTGA